CTTCTTCAATAAGGACACCGTATTCACGTGATACCTGATGGTTTGTATCTGCTGCAAGTGGATATTTCAGTTCGCCAAGACCATTGTCTTTACGCTCTGTGTTGATCCATGCAAGGTGTGTATGGATTGTATCAGTAGAAACCCCGATAATTTCTGCATCAAGGTCTTCGAATTCGTCGTAACGATCTGACATTGCTGTAATTTCAGTTGGACATACAAAAGTGAAGTCCATTGGATAGAAGAAAAGTACTGTCCACTTGTCTTCTTTCATGTTTTGTTCAAGGCTAACCTTGCCAAATTCTTTGTTTGCAAGAACAGCATCCATTTCAAAGCGTGGAGCCTGCTTGCCAACCATACGTTCTGCCATAAGAAATCCCTCCAAAAATAATCTGCATCAAGGTGAAATCGTTCACCTCTAAAAAACTCACGTTGTTCATGATAAATGATTGCCATAGCATAGTCAATTTAATTCAGAATCAATTTGAATGAAACTGCAGGTGAGTCTTTTTCTAAAGTATGGTCCAAATCCAATGGAATTAACCCGAATTACTTGAATCTACGTTACATTGTTTGATATAAGGGTATAGTGAAAAAATCTACATATTTTTTAATGGGGTGAGTCGATGGAAACTTTATTGTTCAATGCACTCGGCAGCCGGCTGGCTGACTACGAGTGGGGAGCACTCCTGATCGCCATCGGGATTGGTGCCTTAAAGATTATTGGTATTATTATTGCCTTTTTAATTGTCCGGTCGATCGGTAACCGGATCCTATCAAATGTCTTCGAAAAATATCAGGAAAAAGAAAATATTTCACTTGGTCGGGCAAAAACACTCGAAAGCCTGATAAAAAATGTATTCGGTTATGCACTGATCTTCATTTTGGTTGTGACGATTCTTCAGGTTTTCAACTATGATGTCACTGCGTTAATTGCGGGAGCCGGTATTATAGGGCTCGCAATCGGCTTTGGTGCTCAGGGGCTCGTCAGTGATGTGGTCACCGGTTTTTTCATTTTGCTTGAGAAGCAGATTGACGTAGGTGATTATATTACAACAGGAAGTTTTTCAGGCATTTGCGAAGAAGTCGGATTGAGACAGACGAAAATCCGCGGATTTGATGGTACACTTCATTTTGTCCCAAACCGTGAGATTACAGGAATGAGCAACCACTCGCGAGGCAACATGCGCGCTCTGATCGATATTGGCATTTCCTATGACGATGATATCGATAAAGCTATTGCCGTGATGCAGGCTGCCTGTGATGAAGTGGCAGCATCAAATGACATGATCGTTGAAGGACCAAACGTACTTGGCGTTCAGACACTTGGTGCATCAGATGTCGTCATCCGCGTGATTGCCAAAACAGTTAATAACGAGCAATGGGGCGTCGAACGCGAGCTACGCAAAGTATTAAAAGAAACACTTGATAAAAACGGAATCGAAATCCCGTTCCCTCATCAAGTGTATGTCGAAAAAAAATAACCCAAAAAACGACCTGATTTTAACAATCAGGTCGTTTTTAGAGTGTTGAATTTTAAAAGACAAACTTTAATTTTCGTGACATTAAATTAAGATCACTCTCAAAAGTGATAATTAAAGGGCTGTTGAAGTAGAGGGTTTCCACACAAAAAGTGCCAGGTCATTCCGTAGACTTCTGCGGCAGAGGAGCGACAGGTGAGACAGCGTAATGCGGAGCATTAGCTGGCTCACCGCGCGGCCGCGAAAAGCGAAGGAATGACCTGGCACGATTTAGAATTTCGACAACATTAAAACTGATTTATTTAGTGTGTATATAATCTCTCATTAACCCGATCGCGATACCAATCGCCTTTTCGTCAGGGTTTAATTTCGCATGGTGCAATCCGTACGTTGAATCCACACCAAGCCAGAACATAAAGCCCGGGATTTCTTTAAGAAAATATCCGAAATCTTCGCCGGTCATCGCTTTTTTACAATGAACAAACTCAACACCCTCGTAAGATTCAGCAAAAGTGATAAAGTCGTTCACCGATTCCTCATCGTTATAAACCATATAATACGGCTGGTTAAACTCCGGAATAACTTCACACTCGAAGGATGCGCTGATTCCTTCACAGATTGCACGAACGCGGCTTTTTAAAATCTCCATCGTTTCCGGGTCCAGGCTTCGCATTGTTCCGTTTAATTCTGCTGTTTCAGCAATGATGTTGCCGACAGTACCGGCTTCAAGCTTTCCTATCGTTACGACACCGCTGTCTAGCGGATCCACTGAACGTGCCACAATGGTTTGAAGCTGTGTAATTAAATGGGCACCCGCCACAATCATATCTCTCGTTTTGTGAGGATAAGCAGCATGTCCACCCTTTCCTTTCATGGTGATTTTCAGTTCTGATGTATTGGCAAATAAAAGTCCAGGCTTTGATGCGACCACGCCCGCTTTGTATTCAGGCGCAATATGAAGACCCATAATTTCATCAGGCATCCACTCCTGCATTTCTTTTGACTCGAGCATTCTGGCCGCTCCGCCAGGTCCTTCCTCTGCCGGCTGGAAGATAAACAGAACATTTACTTCAGGCGGCTGATTAACGAGCTCGGTCAAAATACCAAGTGCGATCGCCATATGAAAGTCGTGGCCGCACGCATGCATTCTGCCAGGATGCTCGGAAGCAAAATCAAGTCCCGTCAGCTCTGTGATCGGCAGTCCATCAATATCTGTCCGATAGGCAATCGTTTTGGATTCAGGTTTCAAACCTGTCAGCCGTACAAAGAGACCTGTTTCCCACTTTTTGATTTCGATTCGCTCCTGAGGAAGGCTTTCTATATAACGGAGCAAATACTGCTGTGTTTTAAATTCCTGATAGCCGATTTCAGGAATTTTGTGTAAATCTCTTCTGATTTGAACAAATGAGTTCATTTATTTCATTCCTTTCGCGCTGTTAAACGGACATCACTTCATTGCAGTCAGGATCTCCAACCATCCTTAATGGTCACTGACTGCAGGAATATCCACACATCATTTGCTTCAGAAAAAAGGCTGGGACAGCACTCATCAGAGTCGTTCCAGCCTCTTTATATGAAATCCCGTATTAAAGCTGACGGAGTTCCTGTTTGATTTCTGTTTTTGACTTTGTTTTTTCATCAATTTTCTTAATCATTTTTGCAGGCGTACCGGCAACAACTGTATAAGGTTCTACGTCTTCAATAACAATTGCGCCTGCTGCAACAACAGCACCTTTACCAACGGTTACACCTTCAAGTACAACGGCATTGGCACCAATGACAACATCATCTTCCACGACAACCGGCTTAGCTGATGGCGGCTCGATGACTCCGGCAAGAACAGAACCTGCTCCGATATGACAGTTCTTACCTACTGTTGCACGGCCTCCCATTACGACGTTCATATCGATCATTGTTCCTTCACCGATTACTGATCCGATGTTAATAGAAGCGCCCATCATGATGACTGCATTGTCACCGATTTCAACCTGATCGCGGATAATTGCACCTGGCTCAATACGGGCTTTAATATTTTTCAGGTCAAGCATCGGGATCGCAGAGTTACGACGGTCATTTTCAACGACATAATCCCAGATCTGATCTTTATTTTCTTCAAGTGCAGGTGCAATGTCAGCCCACTCTCCGAAAACAACGCCTGATCCTTCTGATAAAAACGTCTGAGAAGCATCACCAAAATTAATTTTGTGAAGGTCAGCACCTTTTACATATACTTTTACAGGTGTTGACTTCTTCGCATTCTGTATGTAAGAAATGATTTCATTTGCATCCATCTGATTCATTGTTGCATTCTCCTCTCAATTGTTTGAATAATTATAAATCCTCTTTTACTTTATCAGATCACAGCATGTGTAGACAAGTGATCAGTTTTTGTTCGTTTTTTCAAGGTGCAGATTGACGGATTCAATAAATGCCTCGACCTGAGGAAGCTCAAATGCAGACTGATATCCAAGCAGCCACGTATCTCTTTTCAATGCAGTCTCATCCTCCATATTCAATGCTGTTGTATACACATCCTCCTCACCTGTCAGCGTAATTGATGGAAGGATGGCATACCCAATACCATTTAATGCCATTTGCTTACACGTTTCAATCTGATCCACCAGAATATTTTGCCTCGGCGTAATCTGAAATTGACGGTTCCACCACTCCTGAATTTCCTGATAGTAAGTGGAATCACTTTTGAACTGTATAAATGGGCGATTAGTCAAATGCAGATCTTCAATTCTGCGGATTTCCCGATCCACTAAATAAAGCTGATCCTGAAAGAGATGCATTTTCGGCCCTTTCCAATCAGGTGTCCCTCTGATAATGCCTATATGAACATCCCCATTATAAACAGCCTGCAAAATTTCACTGCTCCATCCGGTAATAAGCGAAATTCTCGCATGAGGATTTGTCTCTACAAACAATTTCAGCACCTTTGGCAGCCAGTTCTGACCGACGATTGAAGCACAGGCGATCTTTAGCGTTCCATACACCTGGGAATCAAGTGATTGAAGCTTTTCTTTGATGCCCTCTTCTTTTGCCAGAACTTCCCTTGACAGGTTCACAATCATTTCTCCGGCAGGTGTAAGGGTGAGTCCTTTTTGAGAACGGATAAACAATGGCTTTTGCCATTCCTTTTCGATCGTCTGAAGTCTTTGTGATAATGCGGGCTGAGATACAAAAAGACGCTCTGCTGCTTTTCGCATATTCATTTCCTGAGCAAGAATATCAAGAAGACGGTAATCTGAACGGTTCATTTATCTTCTCCTTCTAACATTATTCATTTTTTGGCAGGAAGAATAAAAGGATAAAGGCAGCAACCGCGAAGCCGAATACAATGAGGTAAACCGTGCTTAATCCACCCGTCATGGCTTCCTGTAGTCCGGCAAGCACGTCAGGATCGAGGGTGTTGCGCTGTTCTTCTTCTAGAAGACTGTTCACTGCTTCCACACCTAATCCGTTAAGCTCATCACTTTCATCTGCCGTAAAAGACCGCTGAATAGAAGCATTCAGTACGCCTCCGAGCAATGCTACACCAATCGTACTACCGAGATTTCTCATAAACATATTGGCAGCCGTTGCAGCACCTCTCAAATTCCATGGCACCGCACTCTGGATGGAAACGATAAAGGATGTCGTTGTTAATCCCATCCCAACGCCGACAAAGAATGACGACATCGCTGCCCACCACGGACCATATTCCGGCTTCATGAGAACAAACAGAAGTGTTCCTAGAATGAGTGCAGAACCGCCCATCAGACTCGTCTTATAATAGCCAATTTTAATCAGCAGTCTTCCGGCTATTGTAGCCGCAATTGGCCACCCAATTGACATAGCTGTTAATGTAAACCCCGCTGTCCTCGCATCCTCTTCCATGACGCCTGTGACAAATGCCGGCAGATAACTCGATATGCCGATCAACAGGACACCCGTCATGAGTGAAGCTGCATTAGCAATAAAAATGGCCCTGTTTTGCCAGATGGAAAATGGCATCATTGGATCCTCCACCTTCAGCTCATGCAGGACAAACCAGACTAACAGCAGGGCAGCGAGAACAAGTAATACGATAGCCTGCACCGAAGTCCATGAAACAGACACGCCACCTTCAACCAGAAGGTATAACAGAAAGGTCAGCGCCAGCGTTAAAAGGATGGCACCTTTATAATCAATTGGAGATCTGTTTTTTTCTACATCCTCTTTTAAAAACAGCCATAAACCTGTGAGTGAAAGCAATCCAAGCGGAATGTTCACCCAGAATACGTATTGCCAGCCGACTGTTTCAACAAGCAAACCGCCAATTGCAGGCCCCATTACAGCTGATATTCCCCACACACTCGACAGGTAGCCCTGGATCTTAGCCCGTTCTTCCTTCGTATAAATATCTCCGACAATGGTTGTTGCGATAGGTAAAACCGCACCTGCTCCAAGCCCCTGAATAAATCTGAACGCAATCAGCCACTCCATTGATTCAGCAAATCCGCACAAAATAGAACCAATTAAAAAGAGTGACATCCCAAGCGTCATGACCGGTTTGCGTCCGAATAAATCAGACAGTTTTCCGTACAGCAGAACCGTTACGGTGCTCATCAGCAGATAAGAAGAAAAAACCCAGCTATAGAGCTGGAATCCTCCAAGATCTGCCGTTATAGAAGGCATGGCAGTAGAAACAATCGTTGCTTCAATCGCGCCGACAAACATGGCAAGCATGACGGATGCGAGTATATAAGGTCTGTATTTAATTATTTTCTGATCATGTTCTGTTTGGCTCATCTGTCGGCTCCCGGCTGCTTTAAGAACGCTGAATTTGTTTATGGATGTGACGCTGTAATTGTTTTAACATGACCCGTCTCGTCAGAATCCCTTCAAAATAACCGTCTTTATCCATCACACAGAGAAACGGATGGTCGACAAGAAGGTTTAAAGCGTATTGAAACTGATCAGTCATTTTCAGACAAGGGATATTCGTTTGCATAATATCCTGCACTTTCTTTTCGTTTAAACGATCAAATTCAATCTGCTCCATTCCGAGCATTGAATCCGTTATCATTTGTACGTTAATCAGGCCTTTCAGATGGTAGGTTGCATCCAGCACCGGTATGGCTGAGTATCCGCTTTTTGTTAACACGAGCAATGCATGTTCTGCTGTGTTCAGTTCCTGAACATGGGCAATTTTTTCAGATGGAATGATGTACTGTTCAATGGCTGTTTCAAGAAATTCCTTATGGTCGATGGTAATCATTGTATAAACCCCTTTTTTAAATCTCACTGCCTTTATCATAACATAATGGTAAATTTGTTCTCTATTATATTGGCTGGTTTTTATCATTAATTTCCAGAGTTGAACCGGACCTGGACCATCCTACGCTTTCCGAGGCCGGGCGGTGAACCCGCTGTGCTTCGCACATCGGTTTCACCTGTCCCTTTCCGCCGCAGGAGTCTTCGGATGCCCCATGCCCTGGGTATGAAAATTTAAACTCACGTTAACATTATACAAGGACCAGGACCATCCACGCTTTCCATTGTCCAGCTCCGGCGACTAGCTCCTCGAGGTCATATGTCCGTTTTTATCCATAATAAAAACCGGGGTGGCCCCGGTTTGGTGTGATTACTGATTATTTTCTTCCTGAAGCAGCTCATAAATTTCGAT
The nucleotide sequence above comes from Jeotgalibacillus aurantiacus. Encoded proteins:
- a CDS encoding peroxiredoxin — translated: MAERMVGKQAPRFEMDAVLANKEFGKVSLEQNMKEDKWTVLFFYPMDFTFVCPTEITAMSDRYDEFEDLDAEIIGVSTDTIHTHLAWINTERKDNGLGELKYPLAADTNHQVSREYGVLIEEEGIALRGLYIISPEGELQYQTVFHNNIGRDVDETLRVLQALQTGGLCPANWKPGQKTL
- a CDS encoding mechanosensitive ion channel family protein, which codes for METLLFNALGSRLADYEWGALLIAIGIGALKIIGIIIAFLIVRSIGNRILSNVFEKYQEKENISLGRAKTLESLIKNVFGYALIFILVVTILQVFNYDVTALIAGAGIIGLAIGFGAQGLVSDVVTGFFILLEKQIDVGDYITTGSFSGICEEVGLRQTKIRGFDGTLHFVPNREITGMSNHSRGNMRALIDIGISYDDDIDKAIAVMQAACDEVAASNDMIVEGPNVLGVQTLGASDVVIRVIAKTVNNEQWGVERELRKVLKETLDKNGIEIPFPHQVYVEKK
- a CDS encoding MDR family MFS transporter — protein: MSQTEHDQKIIKYRPYILASVMLAMFVGAIEATIVSTAMPSITADLGGFQLYSWVFSSYLLMSTVTVLLYGKLSDLFGRKPVMTLGMSLFLIGSILCGFAESMEWLIAFRFIQGLGAGAVLPIATTIVGDIYTKEERAKIQGYLSSVWGISAVMGPAIGGLLVETVGWQYVFWVNIPLGLLSLTGLWLFLKEDVEKNRSPIDYKGAILLTLALTFLLYLLVEGGVSVSWTSVQAIVLLVLAALLLVWFVLHELKVEDPMMPFSIWQNRAIFIANAASLMTGVLLIGISSYLPAFVTGVMEEDARTAGFTLTAMSIGWPIAATIAGRLLIKIGYYKTSLMGGSALILGTLLFVLMKPEYGPWWAAMSSFFVGVGMGLTTTSFIVSIQSAVPWNLRGAATAANMFMRNLGSTIGVALLGGVLNASIQRSFTADESDELNGLGVEAVNSLLEEEQRNTLDPDVLAGLQEAMTGGLSTVYLIVFGFAVAAFILLFFLPKNE
- a CDS encoding N-acetyldiaminopimelate deacetylase, coding for MNSFVQIRRDLHKIPEIGYQEFKTQQYLLRYIESLPQERIEIKKWETGLFVRLTGLKPESKTIAYRTDIDGLPITELTGLDFASEHPGRMHACGHDFHMAIALGILTELVNQPPEVNVLFIFQPAEEGPGGAARMLESKEMQEWMPDEIMGLHIAPEYKAGVVASKPGLLFANTSELKITMKGKGGHAAYPHKTRDMIVAGAHLITQLQTIVARSVDPLDSGVVTIGKLEAGTVGNIIAETAELNGTMRSLDPETMEILKSRVRAICEGISASFECEVIPEFNQPYYMVYNDEESVNDFITFAESYEGVEFVHCKKAMTGEDFGYFLKEIPGFMFWLGVDSTYGLHHAKLNPDEKAIGIAIGLMRDYIHTK
- the dapD gene encoding 2,3,4,5-tetrahydropyridine-2,6-dicarboxylate N-acetyltransferase is translated as MNQMDANEIISYIQNAKKSTPVKVYVKGADLHKINFGDASQTFLSEGSGVVFGEWADIAPALEENKDQIWDYVVENDRRNSAIPMLDLKNIKARIEPGAIIRDQVEIGDNAVIMMGASINIGSVIGEGTMIDMNVVMGGRATVGKNCHIGAGSVLAGVIEPPSAKPVVVEDDVVIGANAVVLEGVTVGKGAVVAAGAIVIEDVEPYTVVAGTPAKMIKKIDEKTKSKTEIKQELRQL
- a CDS encoding LysR family transcriptional regulator encodes the protein MNRSDYRLLDILAQEMNMRKAAERLFVSQPALSQRLQTIEKEWQKPLFIRSQKGLTLTPAGEMIVNLSREVLAKEEGIKEKLQSLDSQVYGTLKIACASIVGQNWLPKVLKLFVETNPHARISLITGWSSEILQAVYNGDVHIGIIRGTPDWKGPKMHLFQDQLYLVDREIRRIEDLHLTNRPFIQFKSDSTYYQEIQEWWNRQFQITPRQNILVDQIETCKQMALNGIGYAILPSITLTGEEDVYTTALNMEDETALKRDTWLLGYQSAFELPQVEAFIESVNLHLEKTNKN
- the cbpB gene encoding cyclic-di-AMP-binding protein CbpB, with product MITIDHKEFLETAIEQYIIPSEKIAHVQELNTAEHALLVLTKSGYSAIPVLDATYHLKGLINVQMITDSMLGMEQIEFDRLNEKKVQDIMQTNIPCLKMTDQFQYALNLLVDHPFLCVMDKDGYFEGILTRRVMLKQLQRHIHKQIQRS